The proteins below are encoded in one region of Hordeum vulgare subsp. vulgare chromosome 3H, MorexV3_pseudomolecules_assembly, whole genome shotgun sequence:
- the LOC123441310 gene encoding calcium-transporting ATPase 7, plasma membrane-type-like: MYMPHEDEGHSHAEADADAAAVSSSIRGLVKDKCHDCFRRLGGSTGIAAKLTSHPKRGIRDEDMTLSWRKKEFGDNTCPKPRPRTFFRHVLDALGHVSVVALLASAAVSLGLGIMEHGVKDGWYDGATIFLAAFVVFGVTAVISHAQAKRDHKLATESANLVVTVVRAARRQEISVFDVVVGDVLILKTGDVVPADGVFPDGHGFQVDESSLTGHPGPIDIDAGTNPFLASGVKVVNGHGSMLVTAVGTNTTAWSILSTLKLNTRPAPLEERLESLISTIGKATVAVALVAFTVLLVRHFTNSSTGKPLLIEKGVPIAVSLMATFAMKMMVKDKALVHSLSASVTVICTDMTGMLTLNRMEVTEFWVGTARPRTPTAISSSVVGLLCQGVGLNTTGSVYKPDNVSQPEISGSPVEKALLSWATADLSMDAAALKRSCKVVHVEAFNSDEKPSPSRAIIRDKATRLLVAHWKGGAEVLLAMCSMYMDTDATVRELGVEQRNKLEKVIRDMVASGLRCLGFAYKKVDDTEQSKVHHLEELTLLGIVGLKDTCRPEVNATIEDCTKASMAVKMLTGDNILMALTIAKECGIISSNDPDGVVIEGHQFRAMSVTRQLQMVDKIRVMASSRPQDKLLLVKRLKHKGHVVAVTAGEGINDAAALKEADVVLCMDVHGTDVSTDTIFLNGKFDVVVKATRWGRCAYHNFQKFIQFHIIVNAVAIIVNFMSAVTMGNVPLTTVQIMWVNLVMGVMSTLALSTDKPTDALMESPPISRTTRLINNAMCYIMAAQAMFQIAVLLGLQFLGNDDQASATMIFNVFMLFQVFNEFNMRDNVLAGVLKNRMFLLIVALALVLQVVTVEVLTKFVGTTKLGLGQWGVCLAIATVSWPVGWAVKFIPVPVRSS, from the coding sequence ATGTACATGCCCCACGAGGACGAAGGTCACTCTCACGCTGAAGCTGATGCTGATGCTGCTGCAGTCTCCTCCTCCATCaggggcctcgtcaaggataagTGCCATGACTGCTTTCGCCGCCTCGGCGGAAGCACCGGCATCGCGGCCAAGCTCACTTCCCACCCGAAGCGGGGCATCAGGGACGAGGACATGACGTTGAGCTGGCGCAAGAAGGAGTTCGGCGACAATACGTGCCCCAAGcccaggcccaggaccttcttccGCCACGTCTTGGACGCGCTCGGCCACGTCTCCGTCGTCGCGCTACTCGCCAGTGCCGCCGTCTCCCTCGGCTTAGGCATCATGGAGCATGGCGTCAAGGACGGGTGGTACGACGGTGCCACCATCTTCCTCGCCGCATTCGTCGTCTTCGGCGTCACCGCGGTCATCAGCCACGCCCAGGCCAAGAGGGACCACAAGCTCGCCACCGAGTCCGCCAACCTTGTCGTCACCGTCGTCCGCGCCGCCAGGAGACAGGAGATCTCCGTATTTGACGTCGTCGTCGGCGACGTGCTCATACTCAAGACCGGCGACGTCGTTCCAGCGGACGGGGTGTTCCCAGACGGCCACGGCTTCCAGGTGGACGAGTCGAGTTTGACGGGACATCCCGGCCCTATCGACATCGACGCCGGGACgaaccccttcctcgcctccggcgTGAAGGTCGTCAACGGCCACGGCTCCATGCTCGTCACCGCCGTCGGCACCAACACCACGGCTTGGAGCATCCTCTCAACGTTGAAATTGAACACTCGCCCGGCGCCGCTAGAGGAGCGCCTCGAGAGTCTCATTTCAACCATCGGCAAGGCTACCGTCGCCGTCGCGCTTGTCGCCTTCACCGTGCTCCTCGTTCGCCATTTCACCAACAGTAGCACGGGAAAGCCGCTGTTGATTGAAAAGGGCGTGCCGATTGCGGTGTCTCTCATGGCCACCTTTgccatgaagatgatggtgaaGGATAAGGCGCTGGTGCACAGTTTGTCGGCGTCGGTCACGGTCATCTGCACCGACATGACCGGAATGCTCACCCTCAACAGGATGGAGGTGACCGAGTTCTGGGTCGGCACTGCCCGACCTAGAACCCCCACGGCGATATCTAGCAGCGTCGTTGGCCTGCTGTGCCAGGGCGTCGGGCTCAACACCACCGGAAGCGTGTACAAGCCGGACAATGTATCCCAACCGGAGATATCGGGCAGCCCGGTGGAGAAGGCACTTCTGTCATGGGCCACGGCGGACCTCTCCATGGATGCTGCCGCCTTGAAGAGGAGCTGCAAGGTAGTACATGTGGAGGCTTTCAACTCCGACGAGAAGCCCAGCCCCAGCCGTGCAATAATCAGGGACAAGGCCACACGTTTGTTGGTCGCGCACTGGAAAGGCGGCGCGGAGGTGCTCCTTGCCATGTGCTCCATGTACATGGACACGGATGCAACGGTGCGTGAACTCGGTGTGGAGCAGCGGAACAAGCTTGAGAAGGTGATCCGCGATATGGTGGCAAGCGGCCTCCGGTGCCTCGGCTTTGCTTATAAAAAGGTTGACGACACTGAGCAATCAAAGGTTCATCACCTGGAGGAACTGACATTGTTAGGTATAGTCGGCTTGAAAGACACTTGCCGACCAGAGGTCAATGCCACCATTGAAGATTGCACAAAGGCAAGCATGGCCGTGAAGATGCTCACCGGCGATAACATCCTCATGGCCCTTACTATCGCCAAGGAGTGCGGCATCATTTCGAGCAATGACCCCGACGGAGTCGTCATCGAGGGACACCAGTTCCGGGCCATGTCAGTGACACGACAACTCCAGATGGTGGACAAGATCCGTGTCATGGCGAGTTCCCGGCCCCAAGACAAGCTGTTGCTGGTGAAGCGGCTGAAGCACAAGGGCCACGTGGTGGCCGTGACCGCCGGCGAGGGCATCAATGATGCGGCGGCTCTCAAGGAGGCCGACGTGGTGCTGTGCATGGACGTCCATGGCACCGATGTCTCCACGGACACCATCTTCCTCAACGGCAAGTTCGACGTAGTGGTGAAGGCTACCCGGTGGGGACGCTGTGCCTATCACAACTTCCAGAAGTTCATCCAGTTCCACATCATCGTCAACGCCGTCGCAATCATCGTCAACTTCATGTCGGCGGTCACCATGGGTAACGTTCCACTGACCACCGTGCAAATCATGTGGGTGAACCTGGTGATGGGCGTCATGAGCACGCTGGCGCTATCCACTGACAAGCCCACCGACGCGCTCATGGAATCCCCACCCATTTCCCGCACGACACGGCTCATCAACAATGCCATGTGTTACATCATGGCCGCGCAGGCAATGTTTCAGATCGCCGTGCTGCTGGGGCTCCAATTCCTTGGCAACGATGACCAAGCCAGTGCCACCAtgatcttcaatgtcttcatgctCTTCCAGGTGTTCAACGAGTTCAACATgagggacaacgtccttgccggggTGCTCAAGAATAGGATGTTCCTCCTCATCGTCGCCCTGGCGCTCGTGCTGCAGGTGGTGACGGTGGAGGTGCTCACGAAGTTCGTTGGTACCACGAAGCTCGGCTTGGGGCAATGGGGCGTCTGCCTCGCCATCGCCACCGTGTCGTGGCCCGTTGGTTGGGCCGTCAAGTTCATCCCAGTGCCGGTTCGTAGCAGTTGA